In a single window of the Hoyosella subflava DQS3-9A1 genome:
- a CDS encoding antitoxin, producing the protein MGFGDIVNKAKNLAQKSPDKAREAIDRVEDTLDSKTGGKYGDQIRKGGDTVEQNLGIAEAAKDAEKSPEPGTGTAPQQGVENKTDQPEK; encoded by the coding sequence ATGGGATTCGGCGACATCGTCAACAAGGCGAAGAACCTCGCACAGAAGAGCCCCGACAAGGCGCGTGAGGCTATCGACCGCGTGGAAGACACCCTCGACAGCAAGACCGGCGGGAAGTACGGGGACCAGATCCGCAAGGGCGGTGACACTGTGGAGCAGAATCTCGGCATCGCCGAGGCAGCCAAGGACGCGGAGAAGTCACCTGAGCCGGGCACCGGCACAGCGCCGCAGCAGGGCGTCGAAAACAAGACTGACCAGCCCGAAAAGTAA
- a CDS encoding wax ester/triacylglycerol synthase domain-containing protein, with amino-acid sequence MEHVERLNPQEWLFLQMTPKGVRWYSIVCGFAASPTDGPHPELEDLRRLAASRIHFAPPRFRQKVVPTPLGVAPPAWVDDADFTIADHVRDAGLPESATRQDFLDFCAYLASAPIDMTHSPWDCHLAPQLADGTTGFVIRGHHCMLDGANMLSFVAMFGDVAAEPTTPGPPEPWQPRPEPSRWQLLRSGVDHTTRRALNPDEKRKHHFRETAAWKQAWDSVKLTATAARDEVAPFGSRTVFNRQPGAERALETVRTSMSTLKSIAHTYGAKLNDVAVAVIAEALDRFYAKVGRRPPKHLKLLIPISYEPRGDETGTAPAGEHVAFMNVVLPLGTMEFSERVRKVAAQTSDHVERGIPEHLDHLMVTLGRDSDLLYRLAQRVVQSPASANLTLSNVRGPNFPIYLRGARVTELYPVIPLGPHHSLAVGVLSLEDRLFFATIRSPQPDHALAPFDECLREAVGVVEAAERSLMPDV; translated from the coding sequence ATGGAGCACGTGGAGCGGCTGAACCCCCAGGAGTGGCTGTTTCTGCAGATGACTCCCAAGGGTGTGCGTTGGTACTCGATCGTCTGTGGTTTCGCAGCGTCGCCGACAGACGGCCCGCACCCTGAACTTGAAGATCTCCGGCGCCTGGCCGCGTCCCGGATCCATTTCGCTCCACCCAGATTCCGGCAGAAGGTCGTCCCAACTCCTCTTGGTGTCGCACCACCTGCCTGGGTTGATGACGCGGATTTTACGATCGCGGACCATGTCCGCGATGCTGGGCTGCCCGAGTCTGCCACCCGGCAGGACTTCCTCGACTTTTGCGCGTACCTGGCCAGCGCGCCGATCGACATGACCCATTCGCCCTGGGATTGCCACCTCGCGCCACAGCTTGCCGACGGGACTACAGGCTTTGTCATCCGCGGCCATCACTGCATGCTCGATGGCGCGAACATGCTGTCGTTCGTCGCGATGTTCGGGGACGTGGCGGCGGAACCGACCACCCCTGGCCCGCCAGAACCCTGGCAGCCGCGGCCAGAGCCGTCGCGCTGGCAGTTGCTGCGCAGCGGTGTCGACCACACGACCCGCCGCGCACTGAACCCCGATGAGAAGAGGAAGCACCACTTCCGGGAGACAGCGGCCTGGAAGCAGGCCTGGGATAGTGTGAAATTGACCGCGACGGCCGCCCGTGACGAGGTTGCACCGTTTGGCAGCCGCACGGTCTTCAATCGCCAGCCGGGCGCCGAGCGCGCGCTCGAGACGGTCCGGACGTCGATGAGCACTCTCAAGTCGATCGCCCACACTTACGGCGCCAAGCTCAACGACGTCGCCGTCGCCGTTATAGCGGAAGCACTCGACCGCTTCTATGCGAAGGTCGGTCGGCGGCCGCCGAAGCATCTGAAGTTGCTCATTCCGATCTCCTATGAACCCCGTGGAGATGAGACGGGTACCGCTCCAGCTGGCGAGCACGTCGCCTTCATGAATGTCGTGCTCCCGCTCGGAACGATGGAGTTCAGTGAGCGGGTTCGCAAGGTTGCGGCGCAAACGAGCGATCACGTTGAACGCGGCATCCCCGAACATCTCGACCACCTGATGGTCACCCTGGGGCGCGACTCTGACCTGCTTTACCGGCTTGCCCAGCGTGTCGTGCAGTCACCGGCGTCGGCGAATCTCACACTGTCCAACGTCCGCGGCCCCAACTTCCCCATCTACTTGCGCGGCGCCAGGGTGACAGAGCTCTACCCGGTCATTCCACTCGGACCGCACCACTCTCTGGCAGTCGGGGTCCTCTCGCTAGAGGACCGACTCTTCTTCGCGACGATCCGGAGCCCACAACCGGATCATGCCCTTGCCCCATTTGACGAATGTCTCCGTGAAGCTGTCGGCGTCGTGGAGGCTGCCGAGAGGAGTCTGATGCCCGATGTCTGA
- a CDS encoding ATP-grasp domain-containing protein: MKVLVSAVRMPFSLAVIRCVGEAGHEVVATDSIPYAPGMHSHYVIADEVTVAPRDEPLRYIEEIKKIYEKHKIDLHVPTFEESFYLSRHKDELEKQVPVFVADFEPLRTLHSKQAFIELCERIGVKAPKTIIARDQDELREAAAEISEYCARPSFSRGALQLLTNTGPRAGNLLIDDCEPTAENPWLVQEYIEGEDLCSYSVAKNGKVGAHLTYEIPIKLDHAEGVRFITAEVPETLRSAQKIAAELGYSGHLSFDWKRLDDGSLCVIECNPRATNGASMMDANAMVSTIVDGAGDEPTVMPPGRIAQSDLGIVVEILTHQISWGRGLKALLKVRDLYAERGDLIPELYQFLQFGHNARIAHDKKVGMMEAMQGDTCWDGVPIP, encoded by the coding sequence ATGAAAGTCTTAGTCAGCGCCGTCAGAATGCCTTTTTCACTTGCTGTCATCCGGTGCGTCGGCGAAGCGGGGCATGAAGTCGTCGCAACCGATTCGATCCCCTATGCACCAGGAATGCACAGCCATTACGTCATTGCTGATGAGGTGACCGTCGCGCCCCGTGACGAGCCGCTGCGCTACATCGAGGAAATCAAGAAGATCTACGAGAAGCACAAGATCGACTTACACGTACCGACGTTCGAAGAAAGCTTCTACCTGTCACGGCACAAGGACGAACTCGAAAAGCAGGTTCCGGTCTTCGTCGCCGATTTCGAACCGTTGCGGACGCTACATTCGAAGCAGGCCTTCATCGAGTTGTGTGAGCGGATCGGTGTCAAGGCTCCGAAGACGATCATCGCGCGAGACCAGGATGAGCTACGTGAAGCTGCCGCGGAGATCTCCGAATACTGTGCGCGGCCCTCCTTCTCACGCGGCGCCCTGCAACTCCTCACCAACACCGGTCCGAGAGCGGGGAACCTGCTGATCGACGACTGCGAACCGACGGCAGAAAACCCGTGGCTCGTGCAGGAATACATTGAAGGTGAAGATCTCTGCTCCTATTCAGTGGCCAAGAACGGCAAGGTGGGAGCGCACCTGACGTACGAGATCCCGATCAAACTCGACCACGCCGAGGGCGTCCGGTTCATTACCGCAGAGGTACCTGAGACTTTGCGATCCGCACAAAAGATCGCTGCTGAACTCGGCTACTCAGGGCACCTGTCCTTCGACTGGAAACGGCTCGATGACGGGAGTCTGTGCGTCATCGAATGCAACCCGCGGGCAACTAACGGCGCCAGCATGATGGACGCAAACGCGATGGTCAGCACGATCGTCGACGGTGCTGGTGACGAACCGACGGTCATGCCGCCGGGCCGTATCGCCCAGTCTGACCTGGGCATCGTCGTCGAGATCCTCACCCATCAGATCAGCTGGGGGCGAGGATTAAAGGCACTGCTCAAGGTGCGCGACCTGTATGCGGAGCGCGGAGACCTCATCCCCGAGCTATATCAATTCCTCCAGTTCGGCCACAACGCGCGAATCGCACACGACAAGAAGGTCGGGATGATGGAGGCGATGCAAGGCGACACCTGCTGGGACGGCGTGCCGATCCCATGA
- a CDS encoding GatB/YqeY domain-containing protein has protein sequence MAELKAKLRADLTAAMKAKDSATTATLRMLIAAIRTEEVSGTEAKELTDADIIKVLTKEAKKRAESATVFSDAGREELASKERAEGDIIARYLPKQLSDEELDAVVTKALAAVEQETGERPGMRQMGQVMKVASAEVAGRADGSRVAAMVKQKLG, from the coding sequence ATGGCTGAATTGAAAGCGAAACTGCGCGCAGATCTGACCGCGGCGATGAAGGCGAAGGATTCCGCGACCACCGCGACGCTGCGAATGCTGATTGCGGCGATCCGCACGGAAGAAGTATCGGGAACGGAGGCGAAAGAGCTCACCGACGCGGACATCATCAAAGTTCTCACAAAAGAGGCGAAAAAGCGGGCTGAGTCAGCCACGGTATTTTCGGACGCAGGCCGCGAAGAACTGGCGTCCAAGGAGCGCGCGGAAGGTGACATCATCGCGCGGTACCTGCCCAAGCAGCTCTCTGACGAAGAACTCGATGCCGTCGTGACGAAAGCGCTTGCCGCAGTGGAACAGGAGACCGGGGAACGCCCGGGGATGCGACAGATGGGTCAGGTCATGAAGGTCGCATCAGCGGAGGTGGCTGGACGGGCGGATGGCTCCCGCGTAGCCGCAATGGTGAAGCAGAAACTCGGTTAA
- a CDS encoding NAD(P)/FAD-dependent oxidoreductase, producing the protein MPEHLVIVGAALAGLRAVEAARRSGYKGGVTMIGAESQAPYDRPPLSKEYLAPNAESGAPELRSAQSLHDDFGADLKLGVRATGLNCAAQQVHTDHGALDYTALIIATGSAARPTPWGDPLPGVYTLRTVDDARRIRADLDNGAQDIVIIGAGFIGSEAASAMHRRGLKPIIIEHAPVPLAHAIGEEMGIACAHLHRRNGTELRCGVGVGGIEGDDRVRQVRLTDGSALPADLVIAGIGAAPATQWLEGSEVKVDNGVICDETLFAGAPGVYAAGDVARWPNSVFEKVMRLEHWTNATEQGKAAAVNALDPENAKPFQTVPYFWSDWYGNRLQFVGIPEADEIHVASGSIDSDCFLALYRQNSRLVGALGLNERRRVMKLRREIAQNISWGDAVSSVS; encoded by the coding sequence ATGCCGGAGCACCTCGTCATAGTGGGCGCTGCACTTGCGGGCTTGCGGGCCGTTGAGGCTGCCCGGCGGTCTGGTTACAAGGGCGGAGTAACGATGATCGGAGCCGAGTCGCAGGCACCCTACGACCGTCCACCCTTGTCGAAGGAGTATCTCGCGCCGAATGCTGAGAGCGGCGCACCGGAACTGCGGTCGGCGCAGTCACTGCACGACGATTTCGGCGCCGATCTGAAACTCGGTGTGCGCGCTACGGGGCTGAATTGCGCTGCACAACAGGTGCACACCGATCACGGTGCACTTGACTACACAGCGCTGATCATCGCGACTGGATCGGCTGCGCGACCCACACCATGGGGGGACCCGTTGCCCGGTGTCTACACGCTGCGCACTGTCGACGATGCGCGGCGCATCCGCGCCGACCTTGACAACGGCGCGCAGGACATTGTGATCATCGGCGCGGGGTTCATAGGTTCCGAAGCAGCTTCCGCGATGCACAGACGCGGGCTGAAACCAATCATCATCGAACACGCCCCAGTCCCCCTCGCTCATGCTATCGGCGAGGAGATGGGTATCGCATGCGCTCATTTGCACAGGCGCAATGGCACCGAATTGCGCTGCGGCGTCGGCGTCGGCGGCATCGAAGGTGACGACCGGGTGCGCCAGGTCCGCCTCACCGACGGCTCGGCGCTGCCTGCCGACCTGGTTATCGCAGGGATCGGCGCGGCTCCGGCAACACAGTGGCTCGAGGGATCAGAAGTGAAGGTCGACAACGGAGTGATCTGCGACGAGACATTGTTCGCAGGCGCGCCGGGTGTGTACGCCGCCGGTGATGTCGCCCGCTGGCCCAACTCGGTGTTCGAAAAGGTGATGCGCCTCGAGCACTGGACTAACGCCACAGAACAGGGCAAGGCCGCCGCCGTAAACGCCCTCGACCCGGAGAACGCCAAGCCGTTCCAGACGGTTCCGTATTTCTGGTCAGACTGGTACGGCAACCGCCTGCAGTTCGTCGGGATCCCCGAAGCCGACGAAATTCATGTTGCCAGCGGAAGCATCGACTCAGACTGTTTCCTCGCCCTCTACCGGCAGAACAGCAGGCTCGTCGGCGCTCTCGGCCTGAACGAACGCAGACGAGTCATGAAGCTGCGCAGAGAGATCGCCCAGAACATCAGTTGGGGCGACGCAGTTTCCAGCGTCTCCTGA
- a CDS encoding LVIVD repeat-containing protein, producing the protein MGEPTRSQSRSVLRAGASACALALIVAGAPASADPVDDFLELHRTAVERADCGPGSDPEPGLQGQVPGPDRDSGRSAQGYNCNLSLVGQHQGPGAGIVSVTYDHCSYTGSNIPIPEEVGSPGTGVQVIDASDPANPRHVRSLQEPPMLAGTWESLDVHEGRGLLAGTGVGILVGAGGFSIYDVSEDCANPRLLNHRDGTQLSMPLPITTHEGAFSPDGQTYWAAGTVGGQLSAIDVSDPANPRVIWTGITGISNHGFGITADGNRMYISTLAGITVLDVSSVQRRDPFPVVPHVGRLFWSDGQLTQHTIPVTVDGAPVLFTVDEGGSGGVKIIDSRDDQNLKLINTIKLEVNLPENLGSWARDNAGNGAFGYDAHYCTVDRKVDPTALACGWVQSGIRVFDVRDLNNVKEIAYFNPPAQVGKAGQLVNSTHATLGAIVGLPLIGSIAVARAIADGDVELQDIESPRARLLGIDMSADWCMSPPAFHGNQLWVTCMDNGFMALQFENGVYPIS; encoded by the coding sequence ATGGGGGAACCAACACGGTCACAATCACGCTCTGTCCTGCGCGCTGGGGCCTCGGCCTGCGCTCTCGCACTGATCGTGGCCGGCGCTCCGGCCAGCGCCGACCCGGTTGACGATTTCCTTGAGCTGCACCGGACCGCCGTCGAACGCGCGGACTGTGGGCCGGGGTCAGACCCGGAGCCAGGCTTGCAAGGCCAGGTGCCCGGACCGGACCGCGATAGCGGCCGCAGTGCGCAAGGCTATAACTGCAATCTGAGCCTGGTCGGCCAGCATCAGGGCCCGGGCGCGGGAATCGTCAGTGTCACATACGATCACTGCTCGTACACGGGATCGAACATCCCCATCCCCGAAGAGGTGGGCAGCCCCGGCACCGGCGTGCAGGTCATCGACGCTTCTGATCCCGCCAATCCCCGGCATGTGCGATCACTGCAAGAGCCGCCCATGCTTGCGGGCACGTGGGAGTCGCTCGACGTTCACGAAGGCCGCGGCCTGCTCGCGGGCACGGGTGTCGGAATCCTCGTCGGGGCGGGTGGTTTCTCGATCTACGACGTGTCGGAGGACTGCGCCAATCCACGCCTTCTCAACCATCGCGACGGCACCCAACTTTCGATGCCACTACCGATCACCACCCACGAGGGCGCTTTCTCCCCTGACGGTCAAACCTACTGGGCAGCAGGCACTGTCGGGGGGCAGCTGTCCGCGATCGATGTGAGTGACCCTGCCAACCCACGCGTGATCTGGACGGGTATCACAGGGATCTCGAACCACGGCTTCGGCATCACAGCCGACGGCAACCGCATGTACATATCAACGCTCGCGGGTATTACAGTGCTCGACGTCAGCTCAGTGCAGCGACGCGACCCGTTCCCCGTGGTACCCCACGTGGGCCGCCTGTTCTGGTCTGATGGGCAACTCACCCAGCACACAATCCCCGTCACAGTGGACGGCGCTCCAGTCCTCTTCACTGTCGACGAAGGTGGATCGGGCGGGGTGAAGATCATTGATTCGCGTGACGACCAGAATCTGAAACTCATCAACACAATCAAGCTGGAAGTTAATCTTCCTGAGAATCTCGGATCGTGGGCGCGCGACAATGCAGGTAATGGTGCGTTCGGATACGACGCGCACTACTGCACGGTAGACCGGAAGGTTGACCCGACGGCCCTCGCATGCGGGTGGGTTCAATCAGGTATCCGCGTCTTCGACGTCCGAGATCTGAACAACGTCAAGGAGATCGCGTATTTCAACCCCCCAGCGCAGGTGGGGAAAGCCGGTCAGCTCGTGAATTCCACGCACGCGACGCTCGGCGCGATAGTCGGCCTGCCGCTCATCGGGTCTATCGCGGTGGCGCGTGCCATCGCTGACGGTGACGTTGAACTGCAGGATATCGAGAGCCCACGGGCGCGGTTGCTGGGCATCGATATGTCCGCAGACTGGTGCATGTCACCTCCAGCGTTCCATGGGAATCAACTGTGGGTGACGTGCATGGACAACGGCTTCATGGCGCTGCAGTTCGAGAACGGCGTGTATCCGATCTCATGA
- a CDS encoding flavin monoamine oxidase family protein, whose amino-acid sequence MIGAGVSGLYAAWGLRTRGASSALGREPTVEVFEQSGRLGGRLYSVVPPRAPHLRAELGGMRYLPSQTIVSSLIDTLGLATRPFPITSEKNLVHLRGTTMRVSELSDPGRSLPYQLREGERGAGPTELIGRAIIEHIPDCLEFSRSDWPAVKASREVMGRPLTDLSLRSLLDDTLSPDAVQLAAMGEGYETFLRDYNAADAIQILLSLVTQDYRTPVDGYQALPLALAEAFTKSGGTVTTGTRLITLERASGRRTRCILDTGGEISAVDAQAVILAIPRAAIEALDQTSFLFDSRETRADISAVAPVPASKLFLAFDEPWWEEIAGDHGNLATDLPLRQVVYFGHEGDGGPGLLLASYNNSFSTWYWEAEADRGGPYFAGPAAPDSEALAPIEMVADARNKLQQAYGRPVPEPYWAAFRDWNRPPYGGGWSQWRVGARSYEIMPRIRAPLPGRRVYICGDTWSDMQGWVDGALSTAERVLQDHLGVPAPEWLPTGTQLGP is encoded by the coding sequence GTGATCGGCGCGGGTGTGAGCGGCCTGTACGCTGCGTGGGGCTTGCGAACCCGCGGCGCCAGTTCAGCCCTGGGGCGTGAGCCGACCGTTGAGGTGTTTGAACAGTCCGGCAGACTTGGCGGGCGCTTGTACTCAGTCGTGCCGCCGCGCGCGCCTCATCTGCGTGCCGAGCTTGGCGGCATGCGGTACCTGCCGTCGCAGACTATCGTTTCCAGTCTGATTGACACGCTCGGGCTTGCGACCCGGCCGTTCCCGATTACGAGTGAGAAGAATCTGGTGCATCTGCGCGGGACAACGATGCGTGTATCAGAACTGTCCGATCCTGGTCGCAGCCTGCCGTACCAGCTACGCGAAGGGGAGCGGGGCGCTGGACCCACCGAGCTGATCGGACGTGCGATCATCGAGCACATTCCCGACTGCCTGGAGTTCTCCCGTTCGGACTGGCCTGCAGTCAAAGCGTCCAGGGAAGTGATGGGACGGCCCCTCACCGACCTGAGTTTGCGGTCGCTGCTTGACGACACACTCTCACCTGACGCGGTTCAGCTCGCCGCGATGGGGGAGGGTTATGAGACGTTCTTGCGCGACTACAACGCTGCGGACGCGATCCAGATCCTGCTATCGCTAGTGACCCAGGACTACCGGACCCCAGTCGACGGTTATCAGGCGTTGCCGCTCGCCCTCGCCGAGGCATTCACCAAGTCCGGCGGAACAGTCACTACAGGTACCCGGCTAATCACGCTCGAGCGGGCATCCGGACGCCGCACGCGCTGCATCCTCGACACTGGAGGAGAGATCTCGGCTGTCGATGCGCAAGCAGTGATCCTGGCTATTCCGCGGGCGGCGATCGAAGCGCTCGACCAGACTTCATTCCTTTTCGACTCGCGCGAAACGAGAGCCGACATCAGCGCCGTAGCGCCCGTACCTGCCAGCAAACTGTTCCTCGCGTTCGACGAGCCGTGGTGGGAAGAGATTGCCGGCGACCACGGCAACCTGGCGACCGATCTGCCGTTGCGTCAAGTGGTCTACTTCGGTCACGAAGGTGACGGCGGTCCTGGCTTGCTGTTGGCCTCGTACAACAACTCCTTCTCGACGTGGTACTGGGAAGCGGAGGCGGACCGGGGCGGGCCGTACTTCGCCGGGCCTGCGGCGCCGGATTCCGAGGCGCTCGCGCCCATTGAGATGGTCGCTGACGCGCGGAACAAGCTTCAACAGGCGTACGGGCGCCCGGTGCCGGAGCCGTATTGGGCTGCGTTCCGGGACTGGAATCGACCACCATACGGTGGAGGCTGGAGTCAGTGGCGGGTTGGTGCGCGCTCCTACGAGATCATGCCGCGGATCCGTGCGCCTCTGCCTGGACGCCGTGTGTACATCTGCGGTGATACATGGTCTGACATGCAGGGCTGGGTCGATGGTGCACTGTCGACGGCCGAGCGAGTGCTCCAGGATCATCTTGGTGTGCCCGCGCCAGAATGGCTGCCGACCGGTACCCAGCTGGGCCCGTAA
- a CDS encoding cytochrome P450: MSDAPPVDPSLIGKLASPEVRQNPYPAFAELRAAAPVARAMEDIWIVSSADYVEAVLNQPNTFSSDLRNATAVFPTATDEAPDPISQYSKHMMIFSDPPAHDRLRALVHQAFGPRAINKIRPAVEKLVDELLDSAAARGSMEVIEDLALPLPVTVICELMGIDEADRPKVHVWADVLSHQLDNLAATDLEQRRRADEVLLEYADYLKRTFAVRRENPGDDLLSGLVHAEEEGAKLTEDELIATCVLLLGAGHETTVGMIGNGTLAFLRHPDQWQLWRDNLQLGRHAVEELFRYDGPVRLTHRATKAGAAIGDYSVPEGDLVLVLLAAANRDPAWFENPDQLDLTRRGKHNFASGFGIHFCTGGVLSRMEVEVTFTKLAQKFETMATDLDLDEVPMRDAMMICRPQRVPVTLTSS, translated from the coding sequence ATGTCTGACGCGCCACCCGTTGACCCGTCCCTGATCGGAAAGCTCGCTTCACCTGAGGTTCGCCAGAACCCGTATCCCGCCTTCGCGGAGCTTCGCGCTGCCGCACCCGTCGCCCGCGCGATGGAGGACATCTGGATCGTGTCCTCCGCTGACTACGTGGAGGCTGTGCTGAATCAGCCGAACACGTTCTCCAGCGATCTCCGCAACGCGACGGCTGTCTTTCCCACGGCAACCGACGAGGCGCCGGATCCGATCTCACAGTACTCAAAGCACATGATGATATTTTCGGATCCGCCCGCGCATGACAGGCTGCGCGCACTCGTCCACCAGGCGTTCGGTCCGCGTGCCATCAACAAGATTCGCCCGGCCGTGGAAAAACTCGTCGACGAGTTGCTTGATTCCGCGGCTGCCCGCGGCTCAATGGAGGTGATCGAGGATCTTGCGCTCCCGCTCCCAGTAACAGTGATCTGCGAGCTGATGGGTATCGACGAGGCTGACCGGCCAAAGGTGCACGTGTGGGCTGATGTGCTCTCGCATCAGCTCGACAATCTCGCGGCCACGGACCTTGAGCAGCGCCGACGAGCTGACGAAGTCCTGCTCGAGTACGCCGATTATCTGAAGCGGACGTTCGCGGTCCGCCGCGAGAACCCCGGTGATGATTTGCTCAGTGGCCTCGTCCACGCCGAAGAGGAAGGCGCCAAGCTGACGGAAGACGAACTCATCGCGACGTGCGTGCTGTTGCTCGGCGCCGGGCACGAGACCACCGTCGGGATGATCGGAAACGGAACACTGGCTTTTCTGCGACACCCAGATCAGTGGCAGCTCTGGCGGGACAATCTGCAGCTCGGCCGCCATGCCGTCGAAGAGCTGTTCCGGTACGACGGCCCGGTCCGGCTGACGCATCGCGCGACAAAGGCAGGCGCCGCAATCGGTGATTACTCGGTGCCGGAAGGCGACCTCGTTCTCGTGTTGCTCGCCGCAGCGAACCGCGACCCGGCCTGGTTCGAGAATCCAGACCAGCTTGACCTCACGCGCCGCGGGAAACACAACTTCGCCTCCGGTTTCGGTATTCATTTCTGCACCGGCGGGGTCCTGTCACGGATGGAGGTCGAGGTGACCTTCACCAAACTCGCGCAGAAGTTCGAGACCATGGCTACCGACCTCGACCTCGATGAGGTGCCCATGCGCGATGCGATGATGATCTGCCGTCCGCAGCGAGTACCGGTCACTTTGACTTCCTCGTGA
- a CDS encoding ferredoxin, producing MRICVDYTRCTGHGICETIAPSVFEVGDDEVVHLVDEDPPDDLRPDIQDAIDECPTQALSFGD from the coding sequence ATGCGGATCTGTGTCGACTACACCCGCTGCACGGGGCATGGGATTTGTGAAACCATCGCCCCCTCGGTCTTCGAAGTTGGCGACGACGAGGTAGTCCATCTCGTCGACGAGGACCCACCGGACGATTTGCGGCCCGACATTCAGGACGCGATCGACGAGTGTCCCACCCAGGCCCTGAGCTTCGGCGACTAA
- a CDS encoding DHA2 family efflux MFS transporter permease subunit — MSIHHVLVVSHARAHHVFTRFPHPAAKTSAPMVLLACSLTAMMAGLDGTVLNVAAPQISHDVAADLSEVLWIVNGYSLAFAALLVTFGTLGDSIGHRRLFIGGVALFVFGSVLAATSDSVPMLIVARVLSGIGAAAQAPAGIAVVNAAFPVDRRPTAIGITVAAASAGLAVGPVIGGALIELFTWRAIFWVSVPVGIIAIGLGLMFVGETEKQQRESYDFTGTVLLTVALVGIIFGLIQQSQAGWQAAEVIASLVLGTVCAIAFLRHELRSSEPLLDLALFRNPAFRSPIVVGAILSFGLISVFLFISIYYQSVRGLSAIETGLLYLPTTVMIVVLAPFTGTLLKHVAPRTVVSAGLLIAAAGLAMYAGITPMTAIVWLAIAQLLIGIGVGLAFPPLSNLALDAVEKARAGLAISIMKTSREVVGTLGLAVMGILVVTFGDRSLHSAVADAGLPPSVAETLAGVKVVGDQDAVLESIPADDRNQVIQLITESAASGIGTALAIGSALIVICAIYAWRTIPGSVAEKEDA, encoded by the coding sequence GTGAGCATCCACCACGTGCTCGTGGTGAGCCATGCCAGAGCTCACCACGTTTTCACGCGTTTCCCCCATCCCGCTGCGAAAACCAGTGCGCCGATGGTGCTCCTCGCGTGCTCACTCACCGCGATGATGGCAGGCCTCGACGGGACGGTGCTGAACGTGGCAGCACCACAAATCTCTCACGATGTTGCAGCTGATCTGTCAGAAGTCCTGTGGATCGTCAACGGTTACTCGCTGGCCTTCGCTGCGCTGCTTGTCACGTTCGGCACCCTCGGCGATTCAATTGGTCACCGGCGCTTGTTCATTGGCGGTGTTGCACTGTTCGTTTTTGGCTCCGTGCTCGCGGCAACATCGGACTCGGTGCCGATGCTGATTGTCGCGCGCGTTCTGTCCGGCATTGGGGCGGCAGCTCAGGCCCCAGCGGGAATCGCTGTCGTCAACGCGGCGTTCCCGGTAGACCGCCGTCCGACGGCTATCGGGATCACCGTCGCTGCCGCCAGTGCCGGACTCGCGGTCGGTCCCGTGATCGGCGGTGCGCTCATCGAACTGTTCACGTGGCGCGCGATCTTCTGGGTCTCGGTTCCGGTCGGGATCATCGCAATAGGTTTGGGCCTGATGTTCGTGGGCGAGACCGAGAAACAGCAGCGAGAATCCTACGACTTCACCGGGACCGTGTTGCTGACGGTGGCTCTGGTCGGAATCATATTTGGTCTGATCCAGCAAAGTCAGGCGGGCTGGCAAGCCGCCGAGGTCATCGCTTCACTCGTTCTCGGCACAGTCTGCGCGATCGCTTTTCTCCGTCACGAGTTACGGTCATCTGAGCCACTGCTGGATCTCGCATTGTTCCGCAACCCTGCATTTCGCAGCCCCATCGTTGTCGGTGCGATCCTCAGCTTCGGTCTGATCTCTGTTTTCCTGTTCATTTCGATCTACTACCAGAGCGTGCGCGGTCTCTCCGCGATCGAGACCGGGTTGCTGTATCTGCCAACGACGGTGATGATCGTCGTTCTGGCACCGTTCACTGGCACGCTCTTGAAGCACGTCGCGCCTCGAACGGTGGTTTCGGCAGGCTTGCTCATTGCCGCGGCCGGGCTGGCGATGTATGCCGGTATCACCCCGATGACGGCGATCGTCTGGCTGGCGATCGCGCAGTTGCTGATCGGTATCGGTGTGGGTCTCGCGTTCCCGCCGCTATCCAACCTAGCGCTCGACGCCGTCGAGAAAGCTCGCGCTGGTCTTGCGATCTCGATCATGAAGACCTCCCGGGAAGTGGTGGGGACACTGGGTTTGGCGGTCATGGGCATTCTCGTCGTCACCTTCGGTGATCGATCGCTGCATTCCGCGGTGGCGGACGCGGGACTGCCACCGTCAGTAGCCGAAACGCTCGCCGGGGTGAAAGTGGTCGGCGATCAGGATGCCGTCCTCGAATCAATTCCCGCAGATGATCGCAACCAGGTCATCCAGCTCATCACCGAGAGTGCCGCCTCAGGGATCGGTACGGCGCTCGCCATCGGTTCCGCGTTGATCGTCATCTGTGCGATCTATGCGTGGCGCACGATCCCCGGATCGGTGGCAGAAAAGGAAGACGCGTAG